One Candidatus Delongbacteria bacterium genomic window carries:
- the fliR gene encoding flagellar type III secretion system protein FliR, which produces MIFVSWPLDSVQLFVLLLIRCLGLVGAAPVFGGVQVPVQAKLSLGLALAALLFPLALTHPGDFPVIGNWYQMLGLGVQEALLGLFIGFMAQLVFFAVQFAGQLVGMQMGFGIVGVLDPDSGQQVSIISQMQYMLAIVLFLLINGHHLVLQALWQSVEILPIGHAHLDGLLMQEGIRQSARVLTLGVQLASPILAALLLSEVAMGIIARTVPQMNIFIVGFPVKIGLGIFMLVMLLPMLSQWLQQETLHTAALLDALVRRLAG; this is translated from the coding sequence GTGATCTTCGTTTCCTGGCCCCTGGACTCGGTGCAGCTCTTCGTGTTGCTGCTGATCCGCTGTCTGGGTCTGGTGGGAGCGGCACCGGTGTTCGGCGGGGTACAGGTGCCCGTGCAGGCCAAACTGAGCCTGGGGCTGGCGCTTGCTGCGCTGCTCTTTCCGCTGGCTCTCACGCACCCCGGTGACTTTCCCGTGATCGGCAACTGGTACCAGATGCTGGGCCTGGGCGTTCAGGAGGCCCTGCTCGGGCTCTTCATCGGCTTCATGGCCCAGCTGGTCTTCTTTGCCGTCCAGTTCGCCGGCCAGCTGGTGGGCATGCAGATGGGATTCGGGATCGTGGGCGTGCTGGACCCGGATTCGGGCCAGCAGGTCAGCATCATTTCCCAGATGCAGTACATGCTTGCGATCGTGCTCTTTCTGCTGATCAACGGACACCATCTGGTGCTGCAGGCGCTCTGGCAGAGTGTGGAGATCCTGCCCATCGGCCATGCACACCTGGATGGATTGCTGATGCAGGAGGGCATTCGCCAGAGTGCTCGCGTGCTGACTCTGGGAGTGCAGCTCGCGTCCCCGATCCTGGCGGCGCTGCTGCTTTCGGAGGTGGCGATGGGCATCATCGCGCGCACGGTGCCCCAGATGAACATCTTCATCGTGGGATTTCCGGTGAAGATCGGGCTGGGCATCTTCATGCTGGTGATGCTGCTGCCCATGCTGAGCCAGTGGCTGCAACAGGAAACCCTGCACACCGCCGCCCTGCTGGATGCACTGGTGAGGCGCCTGGCGGGCTGA
- the fliO gene encoding flagellar biosynthetic protein FliO, with protein sequence MHGLRLTLVTPWLVLLGRVARAADTLPLDVSAAGASGMGEGMGQLAIRVVLVLLLLGAVLWLLKRFRLASGVLPVGPSPLGVVAARGLGPRRQVVLVRVGRKVLVLGVSEAGIHTLDRFEGDEAQELIEPAAGKASGFATVLSTFRNDPQDGTR encoded by the coding sequence ATGCACGGCCTGCGCCTGACGCTTGTCACCCCATGGCTGGTCCTGCTGGGCCGGGTTGCCCGGGCTGCGGACACGCTTCCGCTGGATGTGTCCGCCGCGGGCGCGTCCGGAATGGGCGAAGGCATGGGGCAGTTGGCGATTCGGGTGGTGCTGGTGCTGCTGCTGCTGGGCGCCGTGCTCTGGCTGCTGAAACGCTTCCGGCTGGCCTCGGGCGTGTTGCCTGTCGGTCCTTCGCCGCTGGGCGTGGTGGCCGCGCGCGGGCTGGGACCCCGGCGTCAGGTGGTGCTGGTGCGCGTGGGGCGCAAGGTGCTCGTGCTGGGCGTCTCCGAGGCGGGGATCCATACTCTGGACCGGTTTGAGGGCGACGAGGCCCAGGAGCTGATCGAACCGGCTGCGGGCAAGGCCTCGGGCTTCGCCACGGTCCTGTCCACATTCCGCAACGACCCTCAGGACGGCACACGATGA
- the fliM gene encoding flagellar motor switch protein FliM, producing the protein MDQILSQDEIDDLLSSVQGSDPGEGKKGGGGKGQGNTKRSLALQANVGPHDFKHPDRITKDIMRALRTIHEGFARIMGTFLSSTMRSLVEINLLSMDQVTYAEYKISLPELSCIYVVGSTSYNGSMIVELSPQFVLYIVDRLLGGTGEKLSEPREITMIEQSVIARTIDRFVESLNDVWDMVQPMKLRMETFESNPQFVQIAPASESIALIFFEIRVMNFSFPLNICIPYFLLEPVLPFLTQGSRMSLATRPPTSDSKRKVIHKLHCSPMTLRSLLGNTSLSMAQYLQLKPGDVLPLNINEHADLPLEVGGQIKFLGRPGTVGIHKAFRISKEVSQIEDPIHNDTNARLFGGNA; encoded by the coding sequence ATGGACCAGATTCTCAGCCAGGACGAGATTGACGACCTGCTGTCTTCCGTGCAGGGCTCCGACCCTGGCGAAGGCAAGAAGGGTGGGGGGGGCAAAGGCCAGGGCAATACCAAGCGTTCCCTGGCGCTGCAGGCCAATGTGGGCCCCCACGATTTCAAGCACCCCGACCGCATCACCAAGGACATCATGCGGGCCCTGCGCACGATCCACGAAGGATTCGCGCGCATCATGGGCACCTTCCTCTCCAGCACCATGCGCAGCCTGGTCGAGATCAACCTGCTCTCGATGGATCAGGTGACCTACGCCGAGTACAAGATCAGCCTGCCCGAACTGTCCTGCATCTACGTCGTGGGCAGCACCAGCTACAACGGCTCGATGATCGTGGAGCTCAGCCCGCAGTTCGTGCTCTACATCGTGGACCGCCTGCTGGGTGGTACGGGAGAGAAGCTTTCGGAGCCCCGTGAAATCACGATGATCGAGCAGAGCGTGATCGCACGCACCATCGACCGTTTCGTTGAAAGTCTCAACGATGTGTGGGACATGGTGCAGCCGATGAAACTGCGCATGGAGACCTTCGAGAGCAATCCCCAGTTCGTGCAGATCGCGCCTGCCAGCGAAAGCATCGCACTGATCTTCTTCGAGATCCGTGTGATGAACTTCAGCTTCCCGCTGAACATCTGCATTCCCTACTTCCTGCTGGAACCGGTGCTGCCTTTCCTGACCCAGGGCAGCCGGATGAGCCTGGCCACACGCCCGCCCACCTCCGACAGCAAGCGCAAGGTGATCCACAAACTGCATTGCAGCCCGATGACCCTGCGCTCCCTGCTGGGCAACACCAGCCTGAGCATGGCCCAGTATCTGCAGCTCAAGCCGGGGGACGTGCTGCCGCTCAACATCAATGAACACGCCGACCTGCCCCTGGAAGTGGGTGGGCAGATCAAGTTCCTCGGGCGTCCGGGTACGGTGGGCATCCACAAGGCCTTCCGGATCAGCAAGGAAGTGAGCCAGATCGAGGATCCGATCCACAACGACACCAACGCCCGACTCTTTGGAGGCAACGCCTGA
- the fliP gene encoding flagellar type III secretion system pore protein FliP (The bacterial flagellar biogenesis protein FliP forms a type III secretion system (T3SS)-type pore required for flagellar assembly.): MKHMLALIVCLAGLPAIALGQAAAAAPAGLTVALGGAGTGSPDMVVAIEILFLMTLLALAPALLIMATSFTRIIVILHFVRQALGTQQLPPNQLLLGLALFLTFFIMKPTFDEMNQEALQPYLAREITQQEALQKASVPFKAFMLKQVREEDLGLFVRLAKLPRPSTPEELPLTVVIPGFMISELRLGFQVGFLVFLPFLVIDMVVSSVLMSMGMMMLPPIMISLPFKVLLFVLVDGWNLLVGSIVSGFRV, from the coding sequence ATGAAACACATGCTGGCGCTGATCGTCTGCCTTGCCGGTCTGCCGGCCATCGCCCTGGGACAGGCCGCCGCGGCAGCTCCGGCCGGGTTGACCGTGGCCCTCGGCGGCGCGGGCACGGGATCTCCCGACATGGTGGTGGCCATCGAGATTCTCTTCCTGATGACCCTGCTGGCGCTGGCGCCGGCTCTGTTGATCATGGCCACCAGTTTCACCCGGATCATCGTGATCCTGCACTTCGTGAGACAGGCCCTGGGCACCCAGCAGCTCCCGCCCAACCAGTTGCTGCTGGGGCTGGCGCTGTTCCTGACCTTCTTCATCATGAAGCCCACCTTCGACGAGATGAACCAGGAGGCACTTCAGCCCTATCTGGCCCGCGAGATCACCCAGCAGGAAGCCCTGCAGAAGGCCAGCGTGCCGTTCAAGGCCTTCATGCTCAAGCAGGTGCGGGAGGAAGATCTGGGACTCTTCGTGCGTCTGGCCAAGCTGCCCCGGCCGTCGACTCCCGAGGAGCTGCCGTTGACGGTGGTGATCCCCGGGTTCATGATCAGCGAGCTGCGGCTGGGTTTCCAGGTGGGATTTCTGGTGTTTCTGCCCTTCCTGGTGATCGACATGGTGGTGTCGTCCGTGCTGATGAGCATGGGCATGATGATGCTGCCCCCGATCATGATCAGTCTGCCCTTCAAGGTGCTGCTCTTCGTGCTCGTGGATGGCTGGAATCTGCTGGTTGGTTCGATCGTCTCGGGCTTCAGGGTCTAG
- a CDS encoding flagellar motor protein MotB yields MEDDEDDGAPKEITAPGWMATYGDLMSLLLVFFILLVSFSSMEVVKFRQAMGSLKGGEGFFDPNSSMSPVQFNSSDGTSDMEFNQAVEEMVEELEEQQIENQVQVFWDKSGVRFVMQDQVLFEPGTSDLRPQFIPVIDAVLKVLTTYPVEELRIEGHTDDAPIHTARFPTNWELSVDRATRVLRYVERTGGYEPRRLVAVGFGEFRPAVPNNSVANRAKNRRVEIYAARKPGA; encoded by the coding sequence GTGGAAGACGACGAGGACGACGGCGCACCCAAGGAAATCACGGCTCCGGGCTGGATGGCCACCTATGGTGACCTGATGAGTCTGCTGTTGGTGTTCTTCATCCTGCTGGTGAGCTTCTCGTCCATGGAGGTGGTGAAGTTCCGCCAGGCGATGGGCTCGCTCAAGGGTGGCGAGGGCTTCTTCGACCCCAATTCCTCGATGAGTCCGGTGCAGTTCAATTCGTCGGACGGCACCAGCGACATGGAGTTCAACCAGGCTGTCGAGGAAATGGTCGAGGAGCTGGAGGAGCAGCAGATCGAGAACCAGGTCCAGGTCTTCTGGGACAAGTCGGGCGTGCGATTCGTGATGCAGGACCAGGTGCTCTTCGAACCGGGGACCTCGGACCTGAGACCCCAGTTCATCCCGGTGATTGACGCGGTGCTCAAGGTGCTGACCACCTATCCGGTGGAGGAGCTGCGCATCGAAGGCCACACGGATGACGCACCCATCCATACCGCGCGCTTTCCCACCAACTGGGAACTCTCGGTGGACCGCGCCACCCGCGTGCTGAGGTACGTGGAACGCACCGGAGGGTACGAACCGCGCCGTCTGGTGGCCGTGGGGTTCGGCGAATTCCGGCCCGCGGTGCCCAACAACAGCGTCGCCAACCGGGCCAAGAACCGGCGGGTCGAAATCTACGCGGCCCGCAAACCCGGAGCCTGA
- the fliN gene encoding flagellar motor switch protein FliN, which translates to MADHTAINEAFQNLEFQFAEQAAEILKTVINMDTTVFYEGQDTADAANLAAMGSEELVRVDAVFNRVLTGRISFLLDKPLVAKIVDFMIMGDGQVEFMPEEHLDGILEGINQVMGAEISRLNAKLGVELRAEVDQTAVVPAAELEGQFAGWHMVRFAVEIEGQGNFRMFKLYEPGLRDSLGRMITGESTARTASAGAGAPAAESQGAAPAAAPKEVRPASFGEFPPPTRHGGMSMAGILPEGLERVMDIHLPVVIELGRTRMLIKEIIDLAPGAIIELDKLTGEPVELYVNGKKFALGEVVVVDENFGVRITELVKIEERLASLPAEL; encoded by the coding sequence ATGGCCGATCACACCGCAATCAACGAAGCCTTCCAGAATCTGGAATTCCAGTTCGCCGAGCAGGCTGCCGAGATCCTCAAGACCGTGATCAACATGGATACCACGGTGTTCTACGAGGGGCAGGACACGGCGGACGCCGCCAACCTGGCCGCCATGGGCAGCGAGGAGCTGGTGCGCGTGGACGCGGTGTTCAACCGTGTGCTCACCGGCCGCATCAGTTTCCTGCTGGACAAGCCCCTGGTGGCCAAGATCGTCGACTTCATGATCATGGGCGATGGTCAGGTGGAGTTCATGCCCGAGGAACACCTGGACGGAATCCTCGAGGGCATCAACCAGGTCATGGGCGCCGAGATCAGCCGGCTGAACGCCAAGCTGGGTGTGGAGCTGCGCGCCGAAGTGGACCAGACCGCCGTCGTGCCTGCCGCCGAGCTGGAGGGCCAGTTCGCGGGCTGGCACATGGTGCGCTTCGCCGTGGAGATCGAAGGCCAGGGCAACTTCCGCATGTTCAAGCTCTACGAGCCCGGCCTGCGCGACAGTCTGGGACGCATGATCACGGGCGAGAGCACGGCTCGCACGGCCAGCGCCGGAGCCGGCGCGCCTGCTGCCGAGTCACAGGGAGCCGCCCCGGCGGCCGCGCCCAAGGAAGTGCGGCCCGCCAGTTTCGGGGAGTTCCCGCCTCCCACGCGCCATGGGGGCATGAGCATGGCCGGCATCCTGCCCGAGGGGCTGGAACGCGTGATGGACATCCATCTGCCCGTGGTGATCGAACTGGGCCGCACCCGCATGCTGATCAAGGAGATCATCGACCTGGCGCCCGGCGCGATCATCGAGCTGGACAAGCTCACCGGCGAACCGGTGGAGCTGTACGTCAACGGCAAGAAGTTCGCCCTGGGCGAGGTGGTGGTGGTGGACGAGAACTTCGGTGTGCGCATCACCGAGCTGGTCAAGATCGAGGAGCGGCTGGCTTCGCTGCCCGCCGAACTGTGA
- the fliQ gene encoding flagellar biosynthesis protein FliQ, which yields MAVYILKETLWLSLLLSAPILVAGLVIGLAVGVFQSVTQIHEMTLTFIPKILAVVAVILVLFPWMIQSMLAFTRNIFQLMGGV from the coding sequence ATGGCCGTCTACATCCTCAAGGAAACCCTCTGGCTGTCGCTGTTGCTGAGCGCGCCGATTCTGGTGGCCGGGCTTGTGATAGGTCTGGCGGTGGGCGTGTTCCAGAGCGTGACCCAGATTCACGAGATGACCCTGACCTTCATCCCCAAGATCCTGGCCGTGGTGGCCGTGATCCTGGTGCTGTTCCCCTGGATGATCCAGTCGATGCTGGCCTTCACCCGCAACATCTTCCAGTTGATGGGCGGTGTGTGA